A genomic segment from Stegostoma tigrinum isolate sSteTig4 chromosome 1, sSteTig4.hap1, whole genome shotgun sequence encodes:
- the LOC125452731 gene encoding sorting nexin-18-like isoform X4, translating into MALQARALYDFQSENVGEISVREDEVLTVYSEHDIDGWLEGVNSRGERGLFPASYVQIVRAAGGGAAPGEPPASRYANVPPGPGPGPGSTFCPPPLIQVPPAAGGGGGGGPGPGPGLVQLAGLQHQASGSGDDDDWDDDWDDNSTVADEPLSSSGGASGFSPELDGPGRYKVSTGARAGGAASSGSSKSTATVSRNLNRFSTFVKSGGEAFILGEAAGFVKDGDRICVVSGPHGPEWQEDPYPFSCSIDEPTKQTKFKGIKSYISYRLVPSHTQSPVNRRYKHFDWLYGRLVEKFPVISVPHIPEKQATGRFEEDFISKRKKGLILWMNHMTSHPVLARCDVFQHFLTCSDEKAWKQGKRKAEKDDMVGGNFFLTLSTPASPLDLQEVESRVDGFKSFTKRMDESVFQLSHTANEFARKQAVGFKKEYQKVGTSFRLLSQAFEMDQQTFSAGLNRAIAFTGDAYDAIGELFAEQPKQDIDPIVDLLALYQGHLTNFPDIIHVQKGTGYDAQIASSDVPQRKIATISSEDKHRT; encoded by the coding sequence ATGGCGCTGCAGGCTCGGGCTTTGTATGATTTCCAGAGTGAGAATGTGGGTGAGATCTCGGTGCGGGAGGACGAGGTGCTGACCGTTTACAGTGAGCACGATATTGATGGCTGGCTGGAGGGGGTCAACAGCCGGGGGGAGAGGGGTCTCTTCCCGGCCTCCTATGTGCAGATCGTGCGGGCGGCGGGCGGCGGGGCAGCGCCCGGAGAGCCCCCCGCCTCCCGTTACGCCAATGTCCCGCCGGGGCCGGGGCCGGGTCCTGGCAGCACCTTCTGCCCTCCGCCTCTCATCCAGGTACCGCCGGCGGCAggaggcggcggcggcggcggcccCGGCCCTGGGCCTGGCTTGGTGCAGCTGGCCGGCCTCCAGCACCAGGCGTCGGGCAGCGGCGACGACGACGACTGGGACGACGACTGGGACGACAACTCGACGGTGGCGGACGAGCCGCTGTCGAGCTCAGGCGGAGCTTCGGGTTTCTCGCCGGAGCTGGACGGCCCGGGCCGGTATAAAGTGAGTACGGGGGCCCGGGCGGGCGGGGCGGCCTCGTCGGGCTCCTCGAAGAGCACGGCGACCGTCAGCCGCAACCTGAACCGCTTCTCCACCTTCGTCAAGTCGGGCGGCGAGGCGTTCATCCTGGGGGAGGCGGCGGGCTTCGTCAAGGACGGGGACCGGATCTGTGTGGTGAGCGGGCCGCACGGCCCCGAGTGGCAGGAGGACCCTTACCCGTTCAGCTGCTCCATCGACGAGCCCACCAAGCAGACCAAGTTCAAGGGCATCAAGAGCTACATCTCGTACCGCCTGGTGCCCAGTCACACCCAGAGCCCGGTCAACCGCCGCTACAAACACTTCGACTGGCTGTACGGCCGCCTGGTGGAGAAGTTCCCGGTCATCTCGGTGCCGCACATCCCGGAGAAGCAGGCCACCGGCCGCTTCGAGGAGGACTTCATCTCCAAGCGCaagaagggcctgatcctgtggaTGAACCACATGACGAGCCACCCGGTGCTGGCCCGCTGCGACGTCTTCCAGCACTTCCTCACCTGCAGCGACGAGAAGGCCTGGAAGCAGGGCAAGCGCAAGGCCGAGAAGGACGACATGGTCGGCGGCAACTTCTTCCTGACCCTCAGCACCCCGGCCAGCCCGCTCGACCTGCAGGAGGTCGAGAGCCGCGTCGACGGCTTCAAGAGCTTCACCAAGAGGATGGACGAGAGCGTCTTCCAGCTGAGCCACACCGCCAACGAGTTCGCCAGGAAGCAGGCGGTGGGCTTCAAGAAGGAATACCAGAAAGTGGGCACCTCTTTCCGACTGCTGAGCCAGGCCTTCGAGATGGACCAGCAGACCTTCTCGGCGGGACTCAACCGCGCCATCGCCTTCACCGGGGACGCCTACGATGCTATCGGAGAACTTTTCGCAGAACAGCCCAAACAAGACATAGACCCGATCGTGGACTTACTAGCACTTTATCAGGGGCACTTGACCAATTTCCCCGATATCATCCACGTCCAGAAAG
- the LOC125452731 gene encoding sorting nexin-18-like isoform X5: protein MALQARALYDFQSENVGEISVREDEVLTVYSEHDIDGWLEGVNSRGERGLFPASYVQIVRAAGGGAAPGEPPASRYANVPPGPGPGPGSTFCPPPLIQVPPAAGGGGGGGPGPGPGLVQLAGLQHQASGSGDDDDWDDDWDDNSTVADEPLSSSGGASGFSPELDGPGRYKVSTGARAGGAASSGSSKSTATVSRNLNRFSTFVKSGGEAFILGEAAGFVKDGDRICVVSGPHGPEWQEDPYPFSCSIDEPTKQTKFKGIKSYISYRLVPSHTQSPVNRRYKHFDWLYGRLVEKFPVISVPHIPEKQATGRFEEDFISKRKKGLILWMNHMTSHPVLARCDVFQHFLTCSDEKAWKQGKRKAEKDDMVGGNFFLTLSTPASPLDLQEVESRVDGFKSFTKRMDESVFQLSHTANEFARKQAVGFKKEYQKVGTSFRLLSQAFEMDQQTFSAGLNRAIAFTGDAYDAIGELFAEQPKQDIDPIVDLLALYQGHLTNFPDIIHVQKELLLEEDRRWNSEKNGIREVSLLQQE, encoded by the coding sequence ATGGCGCTGCAGGCTCGGGCTTTGTATGATTTCCAGAGTGAGAATGTGGGTGAGATCTCGGTGCGGGAGGACGAGGTGCTGACCGTTTACAGTGAGCACGATATTGATGGCTGGCTGGAGGGGGTCAACAGCCGGGGGGAGAGGGGTCTCTTCCCGGCCTCCTATGTGCAGATCGTGCGGGCGGCGGGCGGCGGGGCAGCGCCCGGAGAGCCCCCCGCCTCCCGTTACGCCAATGTCCCGCCGGGGCCGGGGCCGGGTCCTGGCAGCACCTTCTGCCCTCCGCCTCTCATCCAGGTACCGCCGGCGGCAggaggcggcggcggcggcggcccCGGCCCTGGGCCTGGCTTGGTGCAGCTGGCCGGCCTCCAGCACCAGGCGTCGGGCAGCGGCGACGACGACGACTGGGACGACGACTGGGACGACAACTCGACGGTGGCGGACGAGCCGCTGTCGAGCTCAGGCGGAGCTTCGGGTTTCTCGCCGGAGCTGGACGGCCCGGGCCGGTATAAAGTGAGTACGGGGGCCCGGGCGGGCGGGGCGGCCTCGTCGGGCTCCTCGAAGAGCACGGCGACCGTCAGCCGCAACCTGAACCGCTTCTCCACCTTCGTCAAGTCGGGCGGCGAGGCGTTCATCCTGGGGGAGGCGGCGGGCTTCGTCAAGGACGGGGACCGGATCTGTGTGGTGAGCGGGCCGCACGGCCCCGAGTGGCAGGAGGACCCTTACCCGTTCAGCTGCTCCATCGACGAGCCCACCAAGCAGACCAAGTTCAAGGGCATCAAGAGCTACATCTCGTACCGCCTGGTGCCCAGTCACACCCAGAGCCCGGTCAACCGCCGCTACAAACACTTCGACTGGCTGTACGGCCGCCTGGTGGAGAAGTTCCCGGTCATCTCGGTGCCGCACATCCCGGAGAAGCAGGCCACCGGCCGCTTCGAGGAGGACTTCATCTCCAAGCGCaagaagggcctgatcctgtggaTGAACCACATGACGAGCCACCCGGTGCTGGCCCGCTGCGACGTCTTCCAGCACTTCCTCACCTGCAGCGACGAGAAGGCCTGGAAGCAGGGCAAGCGCAAGGCCGAGAAGGACGACATGGTCGGCGGCAACTTCTTCCTGACCCTCAGCACCCCGGCCAGCCCGCTCGACCTGCAGGAGGTCGAGAGCCGCGTCGACGGCTTCAAGAGCTTCACCAAGAGGATGGACGAGAGCGTCTTCCAGCTGAGCCACACCGCCAACGAGTTCGCCAGGAAGCAGGCGGTGGGCTTCAAGAAGGAATACCAGAAAGTGGGCACCTCTTTCCGACTGCTGAGCCAGGCCTTCGAGATGGACCAGCAGACCTTCTCGGCGGGACTCAACCGCGCCATCGCCTTCACCGGGGACGCCTACGATGCTATCGGAGAACTTTTCGCAGAACAGCCCAAACAAGACATAGACCCGATCGTGGACTTACTAGCACTTTATCAGGGGCACTTGACCAATTTCCCCGATATCATCCACGTCCAGAAAG